In one window of Sporomusaceae bacterium FL31 DNA:
- a CDS encoding homoserine dehydrogenase — protein sequence MKTSVNIALLGLGTVGTGVVKVLTKNAHEISQKIGVPVKIKKIMVRNVSKARDVDVDALVTTDINEIINDQDIDIIVEVMGGEQPAKEYMLLALNSGKHVVTANKDVVAKFGRELFDAAQANNVDFMFEASVAGGIPIIRPLKQCLTANKISEVMGIVNGTTNYMLTKMTNEKLDYGTVLAEAQAKGYAEADPTADVGGLDAARKIAILSSIAFNTRVSLDDVDVEGITNISPEDIEYARELGYVIKLLAIAKDNEECGIDVRVHPAFIPAAHPLASVNDVFNAIFVRGNAVGETMFYGRGAGEMPTASAVVADIIDVARDIRHDVSGRILCTCFEQRNFCPVEQTKSAYYVRLLVEDQPGVLAAIAGAFGAHNVSLNSVIQKRKVNNCAEVVLITYLVSDANIRRALNTIKDMSVLTTVRNVIRVEAQQID from the coding sequence ATGAAAACTTCAGTTAATATAGCTTTGCTTGGTTTAGGAACGGTAGGCACAGGCGTAGTAAAGGTTTTAACCAAGAATGCGCACGAAATTTCTCAAAAAATTGGAGTGCCTGTAAAAATCAAAAAAATTATGGTGCGCAATGTTAGCAAAGCAAGAGATGTTGACGTAGATGCTCTGGTGACAACCGATATTAACGAAATTATCAATGATCAGGATATAGATATTATAGTCGAAGTCATGGGTGGAGAGCAACCCGCAAAAGAATATATGTTGCTTGCTCTAAATTCTGGGAAGCATGTTGTCACTGCCAATAAGGATGTTGTTGCTAAATTTGGCCGTGAATTGTTTGATGCTGCTCAGGCGAATAATGTCGATTTTATGTTTGAAGCTAGTGTTGCTGGCGGCATTCCTATTATTAGACCGCTTAAACAATGTTTAACTGCGAATAAAATTTCTGAAGTCATGGGTATCGTAAATGGCACCACAAACTATATGTTAACCAAAATGACAAATGAAAAATTGGATTATGGCACAGTACTAGCAGAAGCTCAGGCTAAAGGGTATGCAGAAGCTGATCCAACTGCAGATGTTGGTGGCTTGGATGCCGCTCGTAAGATAGCGATTTTATCATCCATTGCATTTAACACCAGAGTTTCATTGGATGATGTGGATGTAGAAGGCATTACTAATATCTCCCCAGAAGATATTGAATATGCACGGGAGTTAGGGTATGTGATCAAGTTGCTAGCCATCGCCAAAGATAACGAAGAATGCGGCATTGATGTTCGCGTTCATCCGGCATTTATTCCGGCTGCGCACCCTCTTGCATCAGTAAATGATGTATTCAATGCAATTTTTGTTCGTGGAAACGCTGTTGGTGAAACCATGTTCTATGGACGTGGTGCAGGAGAAATGCCAACTGCTAGCGCAGTTGTTGCTGATATTATTGACGTTGCCCGTGATATTCGCCATGATGTTAGTGGCAGAATCCTTTGTACCTGCTTCGAGCAGCGGAACTTCTGTCCTGTAGAGCAAACCAAGTCTGCATACTATGTCCGGTTATTAGTCGAAGATCAGCCCGGCGTATTGGCCGCAATTGCGGGCGCATTTGGCGCTCATAATGTAAGTTTGAATTCTGTTATTCAAAAACGTAAAGTTAACAATTGTGCTGAAGTTGTATTGATCACTTATCTTGTTTCTGACGCCAATATTAGAAGAGCGCTTAATACGATTAAGGATATGTCTGTTCTTACAACCGTACGTAATGTAATTAGGGTTGAGGCGCAGCAAATCGACTAA
- the yszB gene encoding UPF0735 ACT domain-containing protein YszB has translation MNRQQSGFYLVREEILPEAIKKTIKVKDMLKRGEARTINEAVEKMELSRSAYYKYKDYVFPFYEASKEKIVTLALLLEHKSGVLSRVLNTIAGDHGSVLTINQGIPLQGVANATISIETAELVIDLEALLDKLRMVEGVKRLEVLGQQA, from the coding sequence GTGAATAGACAGCAATCTGGGTTTTATCTTGTTCGTGAAGAAATCCTACCTGAAGCCATCAAAAAGACTATTAAGGTCAAAGACATGCTCAAACGCGGCGAAGCACGTACGATTAATGAGGCTGTTGAAAAGATGGAATTAAGCCGCAGCGCATACTATAAATATAAGGATTATGTATTTCCGTTTTACGAAGCAAGTAAGGAAAAAATTGTTACTTTGGCATTATTGCTTGAGCATAAGTCAGGTGTATTATCACGCGTCCTCAATACAATTGCGGGCGATCATGGCAGCGTACTGACAATAAACCAAGGGATACCGCTGCAAGGCGTTGCCAATGCTACTATTTCAATAGAAACCGCTGAACTGGTTATAGATTTAGAGGCACTGCTCGATAAATTAAGAATGGTTGAAGGTGTGAAGCGGCTTGAGGTGTTAGGACAACAAGCCTAA